From the Lathyrus oleraceus cultivar Zhongwan6 chromosome 4, CAAS_Psat_ZW6_1.0, whole genome shotgun sequence genome, one window contains:
- the LOC127136448 gene encoding uncharacterized protein LOC127136448, which yields MAGEQHSDHSRPLVNYNMDDGPPSHEADVRDGHPSTPSPEPQNNGDASHAHNLGAETFHPIPVPVEGDAVMIAMVNALNQAGSMLRQQHERIMALEAERQEARPQPVSRIQQRSEPTKKRGRRSPEPHASRARARRDGGRARTSPRRGHSPDNNELSPLRSDEEDLHCPLSRAIMEAPLPKGMEKPPNLAVYDGTTDPDDHVDNVNAMLDYRNDITGHLKCRLFSTTLRKGAMAWYKSLAPESITSWRVMRSMFTRHFTASRRHLKTEATLEAIVQKKNETLRSYIERFNQEAVEVDTTEHMKKYLLERGLLPGSELSRAVGIEPPRTLNELLHKAQAYIRYEEKQVAHNARSGRNAGETEHSKREDTSISRRNGDKRREERPRELREGRGPAGRYSEYTLLTAPRERILAECINSEFKQGRVRFPKPSAPKPHTDKSKYCRFHRSHGHVTEDCVHLKDAIEILIQEGHLKQYTRKNEAPRHDEPEKKRPRENTPPDNSPYQVALCVSRPEDFFLPEPLPEGKITALSPWEDFPTTLVISGGGTNGESAALSVKRKFDELLLTAPEQKATLTKYRGKSNPISFFLEELPGGSPNSAIPLLIRAKMARFDVRRILVDEGSSVDIMYVHLFKTLKLDKTNLAPYVGSDLQGFNGATTRPWGYVELLVTFGEQETAREVKIQFLVVDCPSLYNCIFGRPTLAELTAVPSTVHLKMKYYTKLGRVVTIHGDIEAARRCYDAAVKGQAVVSTKSNCNNKKLKTEDPARGVNAIDLDCRIGLDETEEGRFPKERSLEHPVRPIPDGEFELIPLGDDPERTVKIGKGLPEETREELVACLKENSDLFAWNAAEMPGLDPEIACHKLAVDRAAKPIAQRRRKQSPEKAEAAERAVKDLLEANFISEAQVAEAKYARRPYYNARRPKYIRHAGHDD from the coding sequence ATGGCCGGAGAACAACATAGCGATCACAGCCGTCCCCTCGTCAACTACAATATGGACGACGGCCCGCCATCCCATGAAGCGGACGTTCGGGACGGTCATCCATCCACCCCGTCTCCAGAGCCCCAAAACAACGGAGATGCCTCTCACGCCCACAATTTAGGGGCAGAGACATTTCATCCCATTCCCGTTCCCGTTGAAGGAGACGCCGTAATGATTGCCATGGTGAATGCCCTCAATCAGGCCGGTTCTATGCTCCGCCAGCAGCACGAACGAATCATGGCCCTCGAAGCCGAACGACAAGAGGCCCGGCCCCAGCCGGTGAGTAGGATACAACAACGTTCGGAGCCAACGAAGAAGCGAGGACGTCGCTCTCCCGAACCCCACGCCAGCAGGGCACGCGCCCGTCGTGACGGTGGTCGAGCGAGAACATCACCAAGGCGCGGGCACAGCCCCGACAACAACGAACTGTCTCCCTTAAGGAGCGACGAGGAAGATTTGCATTGCCCCCTATCTCGGGCAATAATGGAAGCCCCGCTCCCCAAAGGCATGGAGAAACCGCCAAACCTAGCTGTGTACGACGGGACTACAGATCCCGACGATCACGTCGACAACGTCAACGCGATGCTCGACTACCGCAATGATATAACCGGGCACCTCAAATGCCGACTGTTCTCAACGACCCTCAGGAAAGGGGCCATGGCCTGGTACAAAAGCTTGGCCCCTGAGTCCATTACGTCATGGAGAGTCATGAGGTCCATGTTCACCCGGCACTTTACAGCTTCCCGTCGTCACCTCAAGACTGAGGCGACCCTTGAAGCCATAGtgcagaagaagaatgaaacACTGCGCTCATACATCGAGCGATTCAACCAGGAAGCTGTCGAGGTAGATACCACCGAGCACATGAAGAAGTATCTCCTCGAGAGAGGTCTCTTACCCGGCAGTGAACTTAGCAGAGCCGTAGGGATCGAGCCTCCCCGCACCTTAAACGAGCTCCTGCATAAAGCCCAGGCCTACATCAGATACGAGGAAAAGCAGGTGGCACACAATGCCCGCAGCGGACGTAACGCTGGGGAGACCGAGCACTCAAAACGCGAGGACACGAGCATTTCCCGTCGCAACGGAGACAAACGAAGAGAAGAAAGACCTCGCGAGCTCCGGGAAGGAAGAGGCCCCGCGGGCAGATATAGCGAGTACACCTTACTGACAGCTCCTCGAGAGCGTATCCTCGCAGAATGTATCAACTCTGAATTTAAGCAGGGCAGGGTCAGGTTCCCAAAACCGTCTGCACCAAAGCCCCACACCGACAAATCAAAGTACTGCCGGTTCCACAGAAGTCACGGGCACGTGACCGAAGACTGCGTCCACCTGAAAGATGCGATTGAAATTTTAATCCAAGAAGGGCACCTGAAGCAGTACACGAGGAAGAACGAAGCTCCCAGACACGACGAGCCAGAGAAGAAGAGACCCCGGGAAAACACACCCCCTGACAACTCTCCCTATCAAGTGGCCCTCTGCGTGTCACGACCGGAAGATTTCTTCCTCCCCGAACCATTGCCCGAGGGCAAGATCACTGCACTCAGCCCCTGGGAAGACTTCCCTACCACACTGGTGATATCAGGAGGAGGAACTAACGGGGAATCCGCGGCCCTCTCCGTCAAACGTAAGTTCGACGAACTCCTACTGACTGCCCCCGAGCAGAAAGCGACATTGACAAAATACCGGGGAAAATCCAACCCAATATCCTTCTTCCTGGAGGAACTCCCGGGCGGATCCCCGAACTCGGCCATCCCACTATTGATAAGAGCAAAGATGGCCCGATTCGACGTACGACGCATCCTGGTCGACGAAGGCAGCTCAGTGGATATCATGTACGTCCACCTCTTCAAGACTCTGAAGCTAGACAAGACCAACTTAGCCCCCTACGTCGGATCAGATCTCCAAGGATTCAACGGAGCAACAACCAGACCGTGGGGATATGTTGAGCTCCTCGTCACCTTCGGCGAACAAGAAACGGCCAGGGAAGTCAAAATCCAATTCCTGGTCGTAGACTGTCCGTCTCTCTACAATTGCATCTTTGGACGCCCGACACTGGCCGAACTCACTGCGGTCCCATCCACCGTCCACCTGAAGATGAAATACTACACCAAATTGGGACGTGTGGTCACCATCCATGGTGACATCGAAGCAGCCCGACGATGCTACGACGCCGCAGTAAAAGGACAGGCCGTAGTCAGCACGAAGAGCAACTGCAACAACAAAAAACTCAAGACCGAGGATCCTGCCCGAGGAGTCAACGCCATCGACCTCGACTGTCGCATCGGGCTGGACGAGACCGAAGAGGGGAGGTTCCCCAAGGAACGCTCTCTCGAACACCCGGTCCGACCAATCCCCGACGGGGAGTTCGAACTCATTCCTCTTGGGGACGATCCGGAAAGGACGGTGAAGATAGGGAAGGGACTACCCGAGGAAACAAGAGAAGAGCTAGTAGCATGCCTCAAAGAGAACTCCGACCTCTTCGCGTGGAATGCCGCAGAAATGCCCGGGCTGGACCCCGAGATCGCGTGTCATAAGCTAGCTGTAGACCGGGCAGCCAAGCCCATAGCACAGCGTAGACGCAAGCAATCGCCCGAAAAGGCAGAGGCTGCCGAGCGAGCTGTAAAAGACCTCTTAGAGGCAAATTTTATTTCTGAAGCCCA